The proteins below are encoded in one region of Oryzias melastigma strain HK-1 linkage group LG9, ASM292280v2, whole genome shotgun sequence:
- the cenatac gene encoding coiled-coil domain-containing protein 84 isoform X2 — translation MGTHYCNICRQTTFSGKKHIFGKQHQSRLRVVLTKFIEKVKEARRTIKKPQVEKFDCIQHKEMFWCYCCEAEVEKNVTDDKMTVLFGGVLEHMATKEHKKNTHKFWWDNKADMKLKDKVLITDEEIKRFKDEVANVLETFVEEEDDFIKQEAACIRAQEKHRQEVFESLLERDEELDLPNGTTSVAVSTQASTSSQFPHRDSADPLRGGVGDSMVEMPWSAPEQGLTFIGYQDSSNSGNVHTGAVPPWLQDDPQEGTSGSSEQTEIGPSLQEFLKRKEQEKLKKLPPNRVGANFDHSSHTDANWLPSFGRVWNSGRRWQSRHQFRQEEGQKKRQKRKREQSREQLPNSDI, via the exons ATGGGTACGCATTACTGCAACATATGCCGACAAACGACATTTTCtggaaagaaacacattttcgGAAAACAGCATCAAAGCAGACTCAGAGTCGTACTGACGAAATTCATAGAAAAG gtgaaagaagCTCGTCGAACAATCAAAAAGCCACAAGTGGAAAAGTTTGACTGTATTCAGCACAAAGAAATGTTCTGGTGTTACTGCTGTGAGGCcgaagttgaaaaaaatgtgaccgATGACAAGATGACTGTGCTGTTTGGAGGCGTCTTGGAGCACATGGCTAC TAAAGAACATAAGAAGAATACTCACAAGTTCTGGTGGGATAATAAAGCTGACATGAAGCTTAAAGATAAAGTTCTCATCACAGACGAGGAAATTAAGAG atttaaagaTGAAGTGGCAAATGTTTTAGAAACCTTTgtagaggaggaggatgacTTTATTAAACAG GAAGCTGCTTGTATCCGGGCCCAGGAGAAGCACCGGCAGGAGGTCTTTGAGTCTCTTTTAGAG CGCGATGAAGAGCTGGACTTGCCTAATGGAACCACCAGCGTTGCCGTTTCTACACAAGCCTCTACAAG ctcTCAGTTTCCACATCGAGATTCAGCGGATCCACTCAGGGGCGGTGTCGGTGACTCGATGGTTGAGATGCCATGGTCTGCACCAGAACAAGGCTTGACTTTTATAGGTTATCAG GACTCATCAAACAGTGGAAATGTTCATACGG GCGCAGTCCCTCCTTGGCTTCAAGACGATCCTCAGGAGGGAACCTCTGGATCCTCAGAACAGACGGAGATCGGCCCGTCGCTCCAGGAGTTCCTCAAACGGA AAGAGCAAGAGAAGCTGAAGAAGCTTCCTCCAAACAGGGTGGGGGCCAACTTTGACCACAGTTCACACACGGACGCCAACTGGCTTCCTTCTTTTGGTCGCGTTTGGAACAGCGGGCGGCGCTGGCAGTCCAG GCACCAATTCAGACAAGAGGAAGGACAGAAGAAACGACAGAAGAGAAAGCGGGAACAAAGCAGAGAGCAGCTTCCAAACTCAGACATTTGA
- the cenatac gene encoding coiled-coil domain-containing protein 84 isoform X1 — protein sequence MGTHYCNICRQTTFSGKKHIFGKQHQSRLRVVLTKFIEKVKEARRTIKKPQVEKFDCIQHKEMFWCYCCEAEVEKNVTDDKMTVLFGGVLEHMATKEHKKNTHKFWWDNKADMKLKDKVLITDEEIKRFKDEVANVLETFVEEEDDFIKQEAACIRAQEKHRQEVFESLLERDEELDLPNGTTSVAVSTQASTSSSQFPHRDSADPLRGGVGDSMVEMPWSAPEQGLTFIGYQDSSNSGNVHTGAVPPWLQDDPQEGTSGSSEQTEIGPSLQEFLKRKEQEKLKKLPPNRVGANFDHSSHTDANWLPSFGRVWNSGRRWQSRHQFRQEEGQKKRQKRKREQSREQLPNSDI from the exons ATGGGTACGCATTACTGCAACATATGCCGACAAACGACATTTTCtggaaagaaacacattttcgGAAAACAGCATCAAAGCAGACTCAGAGTCGTACTGACGAAATTCATAGAAAAG gtgaaagaagCTCGTCGAACAATCAAAAAGCCACAAGTGGAAAAGTTTGACTGTATTCAGCACAAAGAAATGTTCTGGTGTTACTGCTGTGAGGCcgaagttgaaaaaaatgtgaccgATGACAAGATGACTGTGCTGTTTGGAGGCGTCTTGGAGCACATGGCTAC TAAAGAACATAAGAAGAATACTCACAAGTTCTGGTGGGATAATAAAGCTGACATGAAGCTTAAAGATAAAGTTCTCATCACAGACGAGGAAATTAAGAG atttaaagaTGAAGTGGCAAATGTTTTAGAAACCTTTgtagaggaggaggatgacTTTATTAAACAG GAAGCTGCTTGTATCCGGGCCCAGGAGAAGCACCGGCAGGAGGTCTTTGAGTCTCTTTTAGAG CGCGATGAAGAGCTGGACTTGCCTAATGGAACCACCAGCGTTGCCGTTTCTACACAAGCCTCTACAAG tagctcTCAGTTTCCACATCGAGATTCAGCGGATCCACTCAGGGGCGGTGTCGGTGACTCGATGGTTGAGATGCCATGGTCTGCACCAGAACAAGGCTTGACTTTTATAGGTTATCAG GACTCATCAAACAGTGGAAATGTTCATACGG GCGCAGTCCCTCCTTGGCTTCAAGACGATCCTCAGGAGGGAACCTCTGGATCCTCAGAACAGACGGAGATCGGCCCGTCGCTCCAGGAGTTCCTCAAACGGA AAGAGCAAGAGAAGCTGAAGAAGCTTCCTCCAAACAGGGTGGGGGCCAACTTTGACCACAGTTCACACACGGACGCCAACTGGCTTCCTTCTTTTGGTCGCGTTTGGAACAGCGGGCGGCGCTGGCAGTCCAG GCACCAATTCAGACAAGAGGAAGGACAGAAGAAACGACAGAAGAGAAAGCGGGAACAAAGCAGAGAGCAGCTTCCAAACTCAGACATTTGA
- the mfsd10 gene encoding major facilitator superfamily domain-containing protein 10 isoform X2, which produces MEKKYNTVLFGGLIGSLFSLLQFLSSPVTGVLSDRHGRRPLLILTTLGLISSYVVWAVSRSFNMFLLFRVIGGICKGNVSLCTAIVADLPCPKARNRGMAMIGIAFSVGFTVGPLMGAYFAVTSRTTGNVFFQTPALIALAFSVADLLVIWLMLPETLTENVKAASSGTGDSRDLLSPLSLFHFTAVTRTKDPPSKERMQKLRVLGLVYFFYLFLFSGLEFTLSFLTHQRFQFTSMQQGKMFFFIGVIMALIQGGYARRIKQGQHIRAVRTAIVTLIPAFLLIGFSWNTTMLYIGLALYSFAAAVVVPCLSTLVSDYGSASQKGTVMGILRSLGCLARALGPVVSSSVYWIAGAQTCFLLTSAAFVIPLVLLSKASRLKEE; this is translated from the exons ATGGAAAAGAAGTACAACACTGTTCTTTTTGGAG GTCTGATCGGGTCGCTATTTTCTTTGCTGCAGTTCCTGTCCTCACCTGTGACAGGGGTTCTTTCTGACCGTCACGGCAGACGACCCCTGCTAATTCTGACCACC TTGGGGCTCATATCCTCCTACGTGGTGTGGGCCGTTTCCCGGAGCTTCAACATGTTCCTTCTGTTCCGTGTGATCGGGGGCATTTGTAAGGGCAACGTCAGCCTGTGCACCGCCATCGTCGCCGACCTGCCTTGCCCAAAAGCACGGAACAGAGGAATG GCGATGATCGGCATTGCCTTCTCCGTGGGCTTCACGGTCGGACCGCTCATGGGAGCTTACTTCGCCGTCACCTCCAGAACAACAGGGAACGTCTTCTTCCAAACCCCGGCTCTGATCGCTCTGGCGTTCAGTGTCGCCGACCTGCTCGTCATTTGGCTGATGCTGCCAGAGACGCTAACGGAGAATGTCAAG GCTGCGTCTTCTGGGACTGGAGACTCCAGGGATCTCCTCAGCCCGCTCTCTTTGTTCCATTTCACAGCCGTTACCAGAACAAAAGATCCCCCTTCAAAAGAAA GAATGCAGAAGCTCCGAGTGTTGGGTTTGGTCTATTTCTTCTACCTCTTCCTGTTCTCCGGGCTCGAGTTCACTCTGAGTTTTCTGACTCACCAACGCTTCCAGTTTACAAG CATGCAGCAAggaaagatgtttttcttcatcgGTGTCATCATGGCTCTAATCCAGGGGGGATACGCTCGGAGAATCAAACAGGGGCAACATATCCGGGCCGTTCGCACG GCCATCGTTACCCTGATCCCAGCATTCCTCCTGATTGGTTTCTCATGGAACACAACGATGCTGTACATCGGGTTGGCGTTGTACTCCTTTG ctgctgcagtcgTAGTTCCCTGCCTGTCGACACTCGTCTCAGACTATG GCTCGGCCAGTCAGAAAGGCACCGTCATGGGAATCCTGCGGAGTTTGGGCTGCTTGGCCAGAGCCCTCGGTCCAGTTGTGTCATCCTCTG TTTACTGGATAGCCGGAGCTCAGACATGTTTTCTGCTCACATCCGCTGCTTTCGTGATTCCACTCGTCCTCCTCAGTAAAGCCAGCAGACTAAAGGAGGAATGA